The proteins below are encoded in one region of Nocardioides marmorisolisilvae:
- a CDS encoding pilus assembly protein TadG-related protein produces MVQLTALRGRRDERGVVAVIAALSATALLLLAGLVADLGQARDVRLQAQNAADAAALAASNALYASGAVDLAAGTAAAKAFAAQNDGVTDAQWASCADPAPLPVASGTPCISYDDASHPTRVRVVIPVRKVATPIGGLAGISNVPVSATAEATVKPGGRADCGLCVIGSGIHDIQNGNISIGGASAFFNGSVTANPNGSVTVTGPGSSISIEGTVSSVGTFTPPPSTGQQPVPDPLAFLTLPPSTAGLQAKTGDACTGGPGIYYGTFGLHTCTLQPGLYVLAGSTVEQESGLMDVKAPGVTMYFTCAATDHTPRPCAAGESGAGILLTGQAALTITAPTSGPTKGLSIVADRNNTATFGFRGNGTDPSSGTIYAVSGRFDYRGNGSGAALDSLIVVGDLTFSGNNATLASTYTQEKNLGLPPAAPYLSK; encoded by the coding sequence GTGGTGCAGCTGACCGCGCTCCGGGGCCGACGCGACGAGCGTGGGGTGGTCGCGGTGATCGCCGCGCTGAGCGCGACCGCGCTGCTGCTCCTCGCCGGACTCGTGGCCGATCTGGGCCAGGCCCGCGACGTACGGCTCCAGGCGCAGAACGCCGCCGACGCCGCTGCCCTGGCTGCCTCCAACGCCCTCTACGCCTCCGGCGCCGTCGACCTGGCTGCGGGCACTGCTGCCGCCAAGGCCTTCGCGGCCCAGAACGACGGGGTCACCGACGCGCAGTGGGCGAGCTGCGCGGATCCTGCGCCACTGCCCGTCGCGTCGGGCACTCCCTGCATCTCGTACGACGACGCGAGCCACCCGACCCGAGTCAGGGTGGTGATCCCGGTCCGGAAGGTGGCCACCCCGATCGGCGGCTTGGCCGGGATCAGCAACGTCCCGGTCTCGGCGACGGCAGAGGCCACGGTGAAGCCCGGCGGCCGGGCGGACTGCGGCCTCTGCGTCATCGGCTCGGGCATCCACGACATCCAGAACGGCAACATCTCGATCGGCGGCGCGAGCGCCTTCTTCAACGGCAGCGTGACCGCGAACCCGAACGGCTCGGTGACCGTGACCGGGCCCGGGAGCTCCATCTCCATCGAGGGGACCGTCTCGAGCGTGGGCACCTTCACCCCGCCGCCGTCCACCGGCCAGCAGCCCGTGCCCGATCCCCTCGCCTTCCTGACCCTGCCGCCCAGCACAGCTGGCCTGCAGGCCAAGACGGGCGACGCGTGCACTGGTGGCCCGGGCATCTACTACGGCACGTTCGGCCTGCACACCTGCACGCTCCAACCGGGCCTCTACGTCCTGGCCGGCAGCACGGTCGAGCAGGAGTCCGGGCTGATGGACGTGAAGGCGCCGGGCGTGACGATGTACTTCACCTGTGCCGCCACGGACCACACCCCGCGACCGTGTGCGGCAGGGGAGTCCGGCGCCGGGATCCTGCTCACCGGGCAGGCCGCGCTCACGATCACCGCGCCGACGTCCGGCCCCACCAAGGGCCTGTCGATCGTGGCGGACCGGAACAACACGGCCACCTTCGGCTTCCGAGGCAACGGGACGGACCCGTCCAGCGGCACGATCTACGCCGTCAGCGGCAGGTTCGACTACCGCGGCAACGGCAGCGGTGCCGCGTTGGACTCCTTGATCGTCGTCGGTGATCTGACCTTCAGCGGCAACAACGCGACGCTCGCCTCGACGTACACACAGGAGAAGAACCTCGGGCTGCCGCCGGCCGCGCCGTACCTCTCGAAGTAG
- a CDS encoding YraN family protein, giving the protein MSTAAQNSSLGAYGERVAARLLTEQGMVVIDRNWRCPEGEVDLVLRDGTTLVVCEVKTRSSADYGHPLEAVTPEKANRLRRLALRWLEHHDVRPSGLRIDLVGVLRNGRGAADVQHVRGIG; this is encoded by the coding sequence ATGAGCACAGCAGCGCAGAACAGCTCCCTGGGTGCGTACGGCGAGCGGGTCGCCGCGCGCCTCCTCACCGAGCAGGGGATGGTGGTGATCGACCGCAACTGGCGGTGTCCGGAGGGTGAGGTCGACCTCGTTCTGCGCGATGGGACGACGCTCGTCGTCTGTGAGGTCAAGACGCGCAGCAGCGCGGACTACGGACATCCGCTGGAGGCGGTGACTCCCGAGAAGGCGAACCGGCTCCGGCGGCTCGCGCTGCGCTGGCTCGAACATCACGACGTGCGACCTTCGGGGTTGCGGATCGACCTGGTCGGGGTGCTTCGCAACGGTCGCGGTGCGGCCGACGTCCAGCACGTGCGGGGGATCGGCTGA
- a CDS encoding YifB family Mg chelatase-like AAA ATPase, protein MWATTRSVTLVGAIGHVVDVQADLSMGQIRTAVVGRPDAAVNEAIDRCRAAVDNSGFHWPTSKRITILLSPADVPKRGTHLDLAIAVAVVVAADPQADQAALRDVVLVGELCLDGRLRCVPGVLPMLLAARTRGVRRVVVPEPQVAEAMLVDGLEVVGARSLAQVVALLAGEPIPDAPPVAGPTSHPLLSWRGEERMEDLDLSEVRGMPEERYAIEVAAVGGHHLMLTGPKGAGKTTIAERIPTILPDLDREESLELTAVHSLVGSLPSDAPVLTRPPFRAPHHTASRAGILGGGTGRVRPGEVSKAHLGVLFLDEFALLPSDVIEALRQPLESGEITISRGDEEATFPARGMLVLAANPCPCGEYHPHRRDSPCKCSEVKRREYRRKLSGPIADRIDIHRFVEPPEEWQANDPILLPEPSEVVRARIEQARARQRSRYAGCGWRLNGHAPGPALRREWPLDQPATALLDRAVYGGHLTRRGATRVHRVAWSVADLRGVDRPGVPELEVALRLRSSQPLDVATLRLGGAA, encoded by the coding sequence ATGTGGGCCACCACGCGCAGCGTCACGCTGGTCGGAGCCATCGGCCACGTCGTCGACGTCCAGGCCGACCTCAGCATGGGCCAGATCCGCACCGCGGTGGTCGGTCGCCCGGACGCCGCGGTCAACGAGGCCATCGATCGCTGCCGGGCGGCCGTGGACAACTCCGGCTTCCACTGGCCCACCAGCAAGCGGATCACCATCCTTCTGTCCCCGGCCGACGTGCCGAAGCGGGGCACCCACCTCGACCTCGCCATCGCCGTGGCCGTGGTGGTCGCGGCCGACCCTCAGGCCGACCAGGCGGCGTTGCGCGACGTAGTGCTGGTCGGCGAGCTCTGCCTCGACGGGCGGCTGCGCTGCGTGCCCGGCGTGCTGCCGATGCTGCTCGCGGCGCGGACGCGTGGAGTGCGCCGCGTGGTGGTCCCCGAGCCTCAGGTGGCCGAGGCCATGCTCGTCGACGGACTGGAGGTCGTCGGCGCACGGTCACTGGCCCAGGTGGTGGCGTTGCTGGCCGGGGAGCCGATCCCCGACGCGCCGCCGGTCGCCGGCCCGACGTCGCACCCGTTGCTCAGCTGGCGCGGTGAGGAGCGGATGGAGGACCTCGACCTGAGTGAGGTGCGGGGGATGCCCGAGGAGCGCTACGCGATCGAGGTGGCCGCCGTCGGGGGACACCATCTGATGCTGACCGGCCCCAAGGGGGCCGGCAAGACCACCATCGCCGAGCGGATCCCGACGATCCTCCCCGATCTGGACAGGGAGGAGTCGCTGGAGCTGACCGCCGTGCACTCGCTGGTCGGCTCGCTGCCCTCGGACGCGCCGGTGCTGACCCGGCCACCGTTCCGGGCGCCACACCACACGGCCTCCCGGGCCGGCATCCTCGGGGGCGGCACCGGCAGGGTGCGGCCGGGCGAGGTGAGCAAGGCACATCTGGGCGTGCTCTTCCTGGACGAGTTCGCGCTCCTGCCCAGCGACGTGATCGAGGCTCTCCGGCAGCCGTTGGAGAGCGGTGAGATCACCATCTCCCGAGGGGACGAGGAGGCAACCTTCCCGGCCCGGGGGATGCTGGTCCTCGCCGCCAACCCGTGCCCGTGCGGTGAGTACCACCCGCACCGCCGGGACAGCCCCTGCAAGTGCAGCGAGGTCAAGCGCCGCGAGTACCGCCGCAAGCTCTCGGGCCCGATCGCCGACCGCATCGACATCCACCGCTTCGTGGAGCCGCCGGAGGAGTGGCAGGCCAATGACCCGATTCTGCTGCCGGAGCCCTCCGAGGTGGTCCGCGCGCGCATCGAGCAGGCCAGGGCGCGGCAGCGCTCGCGGTACGCCGGCTGCGGCTGGCGGCTCAACGGACACGCGCCCGGCCCGGCGCTGCGCCGGGAGTGGCCGTTGGATCAGCCGGCGACCGCGCTCCTCGACCGGGCGGTCTACGGCGGTCACCTGACCCGCCGCGGCGCGACTCGGGTGCACCGGGTCGCCTGGTCGGTGGCAGACCTGCGTGGGGTGGACCGACCGGGCGTGCCCGAACTCGAGGTGGCACTGCGGCTGCGCAGCAGCCAGCCGCTCGACGTGGCGACCCTGCGCCTCGGTGGTGCCGCGTGA
- the dprA gene encoding DNA-processing protein DprA — translation MTAGPASSVVTEEERLARVTLNRVVEPGHPGLLHRVATRGAVTVLRELSAGARIPEAADLAQRLAEADPTRDLEEGERHGLRFIVPGDREWPPGLDGLTSCPELHRRGGVPIGLWLRGCVSLAATVTRAGAVVGARSATSYGENVAGQIGHGLASAGWTVVSGAAYGIDQGAHRGALAAGGPTVAVLACGADKAYPKAHERLLDFIAESGVIVSEAPLGGAPTRIRFLARNRLIAALAAGTVVVEAAVRSGALNTASWTAGLGRVLMGVPGPVTSEPSSGVHQLIRERGAILVTRPEEVLEALAPVGEETLFPLRAETTARDRLTDLERQVLDAVPVHSAAGEENIGRVAGVSPSTVGRALKQLERVELIERLGGRWRLRRQADD, via the coding sequence GTGACGGCCGGGCCGGCGAGCTCGGTGGTCACCGAGGAGGAACGACTCGCCCGGGTGACGCTCAACCGTGTGGTCGAGCCGGGGCACCCGGGCCTGTTGCATCGGGTGGCGACCCGTGGAGCGGTGACCGTGTTGCGTGAGCTCAGCGCCGGTGCGCGGATCCCCGAAGCGGCCGACCTCGCCCAGCGGCTCGCCGAGGCGGACCCGACCCGTGACCTCGAGGAGGGCGAGCGGCACGGGCTGCGCTTCATCGTCCCGGGGGATCGGGAGTGGCCACCGGGGCTCGACGGACTGACGAGCTGTCCGGAGCTGCATCGCCGCGGCGGAGTGCCGATCGGGCTGTGGTTGCGCGGCTGCGTGTCCCTCGCCGCGACGGTGACACGGGCCGGCGCAGTGGTCGGCGCGCGCTCGGCGACCAGCTACGGCGAGAACGTGGCCGGGCAGATCGGCCACGGCTTGGCCAGTGCGGGGTGGACCGTGGTCTCCGGCGCGGCGTACGGCATCGACCAGGGCGCGCACCGCGGTGCGCTCGCCGCCGGTGGGCCCACCGTGGCGGTGCTCGCCTGCGGGGCCGACAAGGCCTATCCCAAGGCGCACGAGCGCCTCCTGGACTTCATCGCCGAGAGCGGAGTGATCGTCTCCGAGGCGCCGCTCGGCGGTGCGCCGACCCGGATCCGGTTCCTGGCGCGCAACCGGCTGATCGCCGCGCTCGCCGCGGGAACGGTCGTGGTCGAGGCCGCAGTGCGCAGCGGTGCGTTGAATACCGCAAGCTGGACCGCGGGGCTGGGTCGGGTGCTGATGGGCGTCCCCGGGCCGGTCACCAGTGAGCCGTCGTCGGGCGTGCACCAGCTGATCCGCGAGCGCGGCGCGATCCTGGTGACCAGGCCGGAGGAGGTCCTCGAGGCGTTGGCCCCGGTCGGCGAGGAGACGCTGTTCCCGCTGCGCGCAGAGACCACTGCGCGCGACCGGCTCACCGACCTCGAACGGCAGGTCCTGGACGCGGTGCCGGTCCACTCCGCGGCGGGTGAGGAGAACATCGGACGAGTGGCAGGGGTCAGCCCGTCCACGGTGGGCCGCGCTCTCAAGCAGCTGGAGCGTGTCGAGCTGATCGAGCGGCTCGGGGGCCGGTGGCGGCTGCGCAGGCAGGCCGACGACTGA
- a CDS encoding tyrosine recombinase XerC, which translates to MEDRADERVLPEPMTQALAAYERHLISERDLSPNTVRAYLTDLSGMLEHAAALGHTDLASLDIRTLRSWLAKQQTLGKARATMARRATSVRVFTAWAHRVGLAPADPGALLGSPKGHRSLPPVVDESTTRALLDDAGVLADDSSPVGLRDAAILEMLYATGIRVGELCGLDVDDVDRDRRVVRVLGKGRKERTVPYGVPAERALSRWLRVGRPALFRAGAGGALFLGARGARIDQRAVRTMVHRRLGAVPGAPDIGPHGLRHTAATHLLEGGADLRTVQEMLGHASLATTQIYTHVTTERLRAAYRLAHPRA; encoded by the coding sequence ATGGAGGACCGGGCCGACGAGCGCGTGCTGCCCGAGCCGATGACGCAGGCTCTGGCCGCCTATGAACGACACCTGATCTCCGAGCGGGATCTCAGTCCGAACACCGTCCGCGCCTATCTCACCGATCTGTCGGGCATGCTCGAGCACGCCGCGGCGCTCGGTCACACGGACCTCGCCAGTCTCGACATCCGCACCCTGCGCAGCTGGCTGGCCAAGCAGCAGACCCTCGGCAAGGCGCGCGCCACGATGGCTCGCAGGGCCACCTCGGTGCGAGTGTTCACGGCGTGGGCCCATCGCGTGGGGCTGGCCCCCGCCGACCCCGGTGCCCTGCTGGGCAGCCCGAAGGGGCACCGGTCCCTGCCTCCGGTCGTCGACGAGTCGACCACCCGCGCCCTGCTCGACGACGCCGGGGTGCTGGCCGACGACAGCAGCCCGGTCGGCCTGCGGGACGCCGCGATCCTCGAGATGCTCTACGCGACCGGCATCCGGGTGGGCGAGCTGTGTGGACTCGACGTCGACGACGTCGACCGTGACCGCCGGGTGGTGCGGGTCCTCGGCAAGGGCCGCAAGGAGCGCACCGTGCCGTACGGCGTCCCGGCCGAGCGAGCCCTGTCCCGGTGGCTCCGGGTGGGCCGGCCGGCGCTCTTCCGCGCCGGCGCGGGCGGGGCACTGTTCCTCGGCGCGCGGGGTGCCCGGATCGACCAGCGAGCCGTGCGCACGATGGTGCACCGCCGGCTCGGGGCCGTGCCTGGTGCTCCCGACATCGGTCCGCACGGTCTCCGTCACACCGCGGCGACCCACCTGCTCGAGGGTGGCGCAGACCTGCGCACCGTCCAGGAGATGCTCGGCCACGCGTCGCTTGCGACCACGCAGATCTACACGCACGTGACCACCGAGCGACTCCGGGCGGCGTACCGACTCGCGCACCCGCGGGCCTGA
- a CDS encoding murein hydrolase activator EnvC family protein, which translates to MSSLVATMLVALLGGGTGVLAPAAATSPTPDVALHAMPRQPAPSHGTWPLIPAHQVVRGFDPPADPWGPGHRGVDLLGQPGEPVHAALAGTITFAGQLAGRGVVVVDHGAERTTYEPVAASVGVGDPVAEGAVIGTLQLVGSHCFPRACLHWGLLRGDSYLDPLTLVGAGPVRLLPMETGRAGPS; encoded by the coding sequence ATGTCCTCCCTCGTCGCCACCATGCTCGTCGCTCTCCTGGGCGGAGGCACAGGGGTCCTCGCCCCCGCCGCAGCCACGTCGCCGACACCGGACGTCGCGCTGCACGCGATGCCGAGGCAGCCCGCGCCGAGCCACGGGACGTGGCCGCTGATCCCGGCCCACCAGGTCGTCCGCGGTTTCGACCCGCCGGCCGACCCGTGGGGCCCGGGGCATCGCGGCGTCGACCTGCTCGGTCAGCCGGGCGAGCCGGTCCATGCCGCCCTGGCCGGCACCATCACCTTCGCCGGCCAACTCGCGGGCCGCGGCGTGGTCGTGGTGGACCACGGGGCCGAGCGGACCACCTACGAACCGGTGGCCGCGTCGGTCGGCGTCGGCGACCCGGTCGCGGAGGGTGCCGTCATCGGCACGCTCCAGCTGGTCGGCAGCCACTGCTTCCCCCGGGCCTGCCTGCACTGGGGACTGCTCCGAGGCGACAGCTACCTCGACCCGCTCACCCTGGTCGGTGCTGGACCGGTCCGGCTGTTGCCGATGGAGACCGGCCGGGCCGGTCCGTCGTGA
- the rpsB gene encoding 30S ribosomal protein S2, sunset domain variant, with amino-acid sequence MAVVTMRQLLESGVHFGHQTRRWNPKMKRFIMTERNGIYIIDLQQSLSYIDTSYAFIKDTVAKGGTIMFVGTKKQAQEAIAEQATRVGMPFVNQRWLGGMLTNFQTVHQRINRLKELDEVDFEDVAGSSRTKKELLQMRRERDKLNKSLGGIREMTRTPSAVWIVDTNKEHLAVEEARKLRIPIIAILDSNCDPDLVDYPIPGNDDAIRAVSLLTRVIADAVADGLIARSGAKSGEGDAAATIGSDEPLADWERDLLEGDANKAAVEATGGDAASQDIPAAEATGATSEAVEVAPAVEAAEAPASDEAAADEAAPVEAPAAEAAPAQADSAPATGDGSAPEGFTIKGNKDSMKFHAPTSPWYDRTVAEVWFRTAEAAEAAGFVNAEKKED; translated from the coding sequence ATGGCCGTCGTCACCATGCGCCAGCTCCTCGAGAGCGGCGTCCACTTCGGGCACCAGACCCGACGCTGGAACCCGAAGATGAAGCGCTTCATCATGACCGAGCGCAACGGGATCTACATCATCGACCTGCAGCAGTCGCTGTCCTACATCGACACCAGCTACGCGTTCATCAAGGACACCGTGGCCAAGGGCGGCACGATCATGTTCGTCGGCACCAAGAAGCAGGCCCAGGAGGCCATCGCCGAGCAGGCGACGAGGGTCGGCATGCCCTTCGTCAACCAGCGGTGGCTCGGTGGCATGCTCACCAACTTCCAGACGGTCCACCAGCGGATCAACCGCCTCAAGGAGCTCGACGAGGTCGACTTCGAGGACGTGGCGGGTAGCAGCCGCACCAAGAAGGAGCTGCTGCAGATGCGCCGCGAGCGCGACAAGCTCAACAAGTCGCTCGGCGGCATCCGCGAGATGACCCGGACGCCCTCCGCGGTCTGGATCGTCGACACGAACAAGGAGCACCTCGCCGTCGAGGAGGCCCGCAAGCTGCGGATCCCGATCATCGCGATCCTCGACTCCAACTGCGACCCCGACCTCGTCGACTACCCGATCCCGGGCAACGACGACGCGATCCGCGCCGTCAGCCTGCTGACCCGTGTCATCGCCGACGCCGTCGCCGACGGGCTGATCGCCCGCTCGGGCGCCAAGTCCGGCGAGGGCGACGCGGCCGCGACCATCGGCTCCGACGAGCCGCTGGCCGACTGGGAGCGGGACCTGCTCGAGGGTGATGCCAACAAGGCTGCCGTCGAGGCGACCGGTGGCGATGCGGCCAGCCAGGACATCCCCGCTGCCGAGGCGACCGGCGCGACCTCCGAGGCCGTCGAGGTGGCGCCCGCGGTGGAGGCCGCCGAGGCTCCTGCGTCTGACGAGGCAGCCGCTGACGAGGCGGCGCCTGTCGAGGCACCCGCCGCCGAAGCCGCTCCGGCCCAGGCCGACTCTGCGCCGGCCACCGGGGACGGCTCGGCCCCCGAGGGCTTCACCATCAAGGGCAACAAGGACTCGATGAAGTTCCACGCACCCACCAGCCCGTGGTACGACCGCACGGTTGCCGAGGTCTGGTTCAGGACCGCTGAGGCCGCTGAGGCCGCGGGCTTCGTCAACGCTGAGAAGAAGGAAGACTGA
- the tsf gene encoding translation elongation factor Ts has protein sequence MAISAADVKRLRDLTAAGMMDSKKALEEADGDFEKAVEILRVKGAAKAQKRGAEREATAGLVANSGGALIELKSETDFVAKNDDFIAAAQKIADAAAAARAADTEALKAADVDGKTVGDLVEHLAITIGEKIELGDAAYFDGQTVAYMHKRAADLPPTVGVLVEYDGSNADAARGVAMQIAAMRPQYLSRDDVPADVVAKEREIAEATAREEGKPEQAIAKITEGRLNGFYKDVALLDQPSVTDSKKSVKAVLDEAQITVTRFARFEVGA, from the coding sequence ATGGCGATTTCCGCCGCAGACGTCAAGCGACTCCGCGACCTCACGGCCGCGGGCATGATGGACTCCAAGAAGGCTCTGGAGGAGGCCGACGGTGACTTCGAGAAGGCCGTCGAGATCCTCCGCGTGAAGGGCGCGGCCAAGGCACAGAAGCGCGGGGCCGAGCGGGAGGCGACCGCCGGCCTGGTGGCCAACTCCGGTGGCGCGCTGATCGAGCTGAAGAGCGAGACCGACTTCGTCGCCAAGAACGACGACTTCATCGCCGCTGCCCAGAAGATCGCGGACGCCGCCGCAGCCGCCCGGGCGGCGGACACCGAGGCGCTGAAGGCCGCGGACGTCGACGGCAAGACGGTCGGCGACCTGGTCGAGCACCTCGCCATCACCATCGGCGAGAAGATCGAGCTCGGCGACGCCGCGTACTTCGACGGCCAGACGGTGGCCTACATGCACAAGCGTGCCGCCGACCTGCCGCCGACGGTCGGCGTCTTGGTGGAGTACGACGGCAGCAACGCCGATGCCGCTCGTGGCGTCGCGATGCAGATCGCCGCAATGCGCCCGCAGTACCTCTCCCGCGACGACGTCCCCGCCGACGTGGTGGCCAAGGAGCGTGAGATCGCCGAGGCGACTGCACGCGAGGAGGGCAAGCCCGAGCAGGCGATCGCAAAGATCACCGAGGGCCGCCTCAACGGCTTCTACAAGGACGTCGCGCTGCTCGACCAGCCGTCGGTGACCGACTCGAAGAAGTCGGTGAAGGCTGTGCTCGACGAGGCGCAGATCACCGTCACGCGCTTCGCTCGCTTCGAGGTAGGCGCCTGA
- the pyrH gene encoding UMP kinase, whose amino-acid sequence MTAYKRVLLKLSGEVFGGGKVGVDPDVVQKIAREIATVQRTGVQVAVVTGGGNFFRGAELQQRGMDRARADYMGMLGIVMNCLALQDFLEKEGIETRVQTAIAMGQVAEPYIPRRAIRHLEKGRVVIFGAGMGLPYFSTDTVAAQRALESKCDVVLVAKNGVDGVYTSDPRTDPGAVKLDHVTYVDAIARGLRIMDQTAFALCGENKLPMVVFGMEPEGNILRVVQGEKIGTLVSAGN is encoded by the coding sequence GTGACCGCGTACAAGCGGGTCCTGCTCAAGCTGTCCGGCGAGGTGTTCGGCGGTGGCAAGGTCGGGGTCGACCCGGACGTCGTGCAGAAGATCGCCCGCGAGATCGCGACCGTCCAGCGGACCGGTGTGCAGGTCGCCGTGGTCACCGGCGGCGGCAACTTCTTCCGCGGAGCCGAGCTGCAGCAGCGCGGCATGGACCGCGCGCGGGCGGACTACATGGGGATGCTCGGCATCGTGATGAACTGCCTCGCACTGCAGGACTTCCTCGAGAAGGAGGGCATCGAGACGCGGGTGCAGACCGCGATCGCGATGGGCCAGGTCGCCGAGCCCTACATCCCGCGTCGGGCGATCCGCCACCTCGAGAAGGGGCGCGTCGTGATCTTCGGCGCCGGAATGGGTCTGCCCTACTTCTCCACCGACACTGTCGCGGCCCAGCGTGCGCTGGAGAGCAAGTGCGACGTCGTGCTCGTCGCCAAGAACGGCGTCGACGGGGTCTACACCTCCGACCCGCGCACCGACCCGGGTGCGGTGAAGCTCGACCACGTCACCTATGTCGACGCGATCGCCCGCGGGCTGCGCATCATGGACCAGACGGCGTTCGCGCTGTGCGGTGAGAACAAGCTCCCGATGGTGGTCTTCGGCATGGAGCCGGAGGGAAACATCCTGCGCGTCGTGCAGGGTGAGAAGATCGGGACGCTGGTGAGCGCCGGCAACTGA
- the frr gene encoding ribosome recycling factor produces MNDTLSDADTKMTKAVEVTREEFAAIRAGRAHPSMFAKLTAEYYGTPTPVQQLASFTSQDARTILVAPYDLGAMSAIEKAIRDSDLGVNPANDGKVLRCAFPELTEERRKEYVKVARTKAEEGRVAVRNIRRNAKQALEKLEKDGDVGKDDVTGAEKRLDAATKKHTDQIDDLLKHKEAELLEV; encoded by the coding sequence ATCAACGACACCCTGAGCGATGCCGACACCAAGATGACCAAGGCCGTCGAGGTGACCCGCGAGGAGTTCGCCGCGATCCGGGCCGGTCGGGCGCACCCGAGCATGTTCGCGAAGCTGACCGCGGAGTACTACGGCACCCCGACACCGGTCCAGCAGCTGGCCTCGTTCACGTCCCAGGACGCACGGACGATCCTGGTGGCGCCGTACGACCTGGGTGCGATGAGTGCGATCGAGAAGGCGATCCGTGACTCCGACCTCGGGGTGAACCCGGCCAACGACGGCAAGGTGCTGCGCTGCGCGTTCCCGGAGCTCACCGAGGAGCGTCGCAAGGAGTACGTCAAGGTCGCGAGGACCAAGGCCGAGGAGGGGCGGGTCGCGGTGCGCAACATCCGTCGCAACGCCAAGCAGGCCCTGGAGAAGCTCGAGAAGGACGGGGACGTCGGCAAGGACGACGTCACGGGTGCCGAGAAGCGCCTGGACGCGGCCACCAAGAAGCACACCGACCAGATCGACGACCTGCTCAAGCACAAGGAAGCCGAGCTGCTCGAAGTCTGA
- a CDS encoding phosphatidate cytidylyltransferase has translation MSDTSAPVPAPPKDHGRAGRNLPAAIGSAVVLLVAVVASLYFWKTAFMLIVAVAVVVAVWELHRGLSAKAIDIPEQPLMVGGVVMVVVAYFWGAPALVTATAVAGLVSMLWLLRRGVTGFVQNATAAVFTLVYVPFLGSFVALMLAEGGDWNSAHHFADDGVRGVIAFILLTIASDIGGYVAGVLFGKHPMAPVISPKKSWEGFAGSAIFCVGAGVGLMAWLDAAWWIGVLLGVIAVVMATLGDLVESVMKRDLGIKDMSQIVPGHGGLMDRLDSLLATIAPIWLVLHYLVF, from the coding sequence ATGAGCGACACCTCCGCGCCCGTCCCTGCACCCCCCAAGGACCACGGCCGCGCTGGCCGCAACCTCCCTGCCGCGATCGGCTCGGCCGTGGTGCTGTTGGTCGCCGTGGTGGCCTCGCTGTACTTCTGGAAGACCGCGTTCATGCTGATCGTGGCGGTCGCCGTGGTCGTCGCCGTCTGGGAGCTTCACCGCGGCCTCTCCGCCAAGGCCATCGACATCCCCGAGCAGCCGCTGATGGTCGGCGGCGTCGTGATGGTCGTGGTCGCCTACTTCTGGGGCGCGCCGGCGCTGGTGACGGCCACGGCAGTCGCCGGGCTCGTCAGCATGCTGTGGCTGCTGCGGCGGGGTGTGACGGGGTTCGTCCAGAATGCGACGGCGGCGGTGTTCACGCTCGTCTACGTGCCGTTCCTGGGCTCGTTCGTGGCCCTGATGCTGGCCGAGGGCGGCGACTGGAACTCCGCGCACCACTTCGCCGACGACGGCGTCCGTGGGGTGATCGCCTTCATCCTCCTCACGATCGCCTCCGATATCGGCGGCTACGTGGCCGGCGTGCTCTTCGGCAAGCACCCGATGGCGCCGGTGATCTCCCCGAAGAAGTCCTGGGAGGGGTTCGCCGGCTCGGCGATCTTCTGCGTCGGGGCCGGCGTCGGGCTGATGGCCTGGCTGGACGCCGCCTGGTGGATCGGGGTGCTGCTCGGGGTGATCGCCGTGGTGATGGCCACGCTCGGCGACCTGGTCGAGTCGGTGATGAAGCGTGACCTCGGGATCAAGGACATGAGTCAGATCGTCCCCGGGCACGGTGGGCTGATGGACCGGCTGGACTCGCTGCTGGCGACGATCGCCCCGATCTGGTTGGTCCTCCACTATCTGGTGTTCTGA